The Synechococcus sp. WH 8016 genome includes the window TGGCCGTGCTTGGTGCCGAACTGATTCTCACGGAAGCCGCCAAGGGCATGCCTGGCGCCATCGCCAAGGCCAAGGAAATTGCTGATAGCGATCCTGCCAAGTACTTCATGCCTGGGCAGTTCGATAATCCCGCCAACCCAGAGATCCACGAGAAGACCACTGGGCCTGAGATCTGGAGTGACTGCGATGGAGCGATCGATGTCTTGGTCGCCGGCGTTGGCACCGGCGGCACCATCACCGGCGTCTCGCGTTACATCAAACAGGAAAAGGGCAAGGCCATCACCTCGGTAGCCGTGGAGCCAAGCCACAGCCCTGTGATCACCCAAACCATGAATGGCGAGGCGCTCAAGCCAGGCCCCCACAAAATTCAAGGCATCGGCGCCGGCTTCATCCCCAAGAATCTCGATCTCTCTGTGGTCGATCGCGTGGAGCAAGTCACCAACGAGGAATCGATCGAAATGGCCCTGCGTTTGGCCCAGGAGGAAGGCCTGCTAGTAGGGATTTCTTGTGGCGCCGCAGCCGCAGCGGCCATTCGCCTCGCCCAACAGGATGAATTTGCTGGCAAAACGATCGTGGTGGTCCTACCCGACCTTGCCGAGCGTTATCTCTCCTCCGTGATGTTCGCCGATGTGCCCACCGGCATCATCGAACAACCCGTTCCTGTCTGATCAACACGTTTTAGATCAACACCTTCGCGAATGAGCGTTGTGATGCCCCGTCTGAGCACGGGGCTTTTTCATGTGCCCACCAAAAGGCTCCTTAGGCCGTACCTCCAGGACGTGCATCGCAAAGCACCGCCTCAGGAGCAATCCACATGGCATCGCCATAGGAATAAAAGCGATACATCTCCTCGATCGCTGCGGCATAGATCTGAAGCAACGGGTCGCGACCAATCAGGGCGCTCACAAGAAGCAACAGGGAGCTCTTGGGAAGGTGGAAATTTGTGAGCAAACCTTGCACAACTTGGAAGCGATAGCCGGGCTGAATCACGAGGTCCACAGGCCCCTTCAAGGGCTGCAGACTCCCTCCACCCGCAGCAGCTGCCGCCTCCAGTGCGCGCACACTCGTGGTGCCCACGGCAATCACCCGGCCGCCGCGAGCTCTACAGGCCAAGACCGCTTCCACCACTTCAGGGCGCACCTCCACCCATTCACTGTGCAAGGTGAGATCCTTCAGATCCTCCGTTTCTACCGGCCGAAAGGTGCCTAATCCCACATGCAAGGTCACATGGGCCAAAGCGACACCCCGCTCAGCAATCGCCTCTAGTAAGGCATCGCTGAGATGCAATCCCGCCGTCGGAGCGGCGACCGCTCCTGGACGGGTGGCGTAGCGGGTTTGATAGCGCTCTTGATCCGAGCTGTCATGTCGCGTGATGTAAGGAGGAAGCGGCACTTCTCCGTAACGCTCC containing:
- the cysK gene encoding cysteine synthase A, whose product is MSRVYADNSQAIGNTPLVRLNHVTKGCKATVLAKIEGRNPAYSVKCRIGANMIWDAEKRGVLSEGKTIVEPTSGNTGIALAFTAAARGYKLILTMPESMSIERRRVMAVLGAELILTEAAKGMPGAIAKAKEIADSDPAKYFMPGQFDNPANPEIHEKTTGPEIWSDCDGAIDVLVAGVGTGGTITGVSRYIKQEKGKAITSVAVEPSHSPVITQTMNGEALKPGPHKIQGIGAGFIPKNLDLSVVDRVEQVTNEESIEMALRLAQEEGLLVGISCGAAAAAAIRLAQQDEFAGKTIVVVLPDLAERYLSSVMFADVPTGIIEQPVPV
- the queA gene encoding tRNA preQ1(34) S-adenosylmethionine ribosyltransferase-isomerase QueA: MPDSRDLQLSSYDYVLPEERIAQAPVEPRHDARLLVVPPAGSSLSELRHQRVWDWQQELQPGDLLVVNDTRVLKARLRVRRSGGGLGELLVLEPRGEGRWLCLARPAKRMRPGDQLWLEALEQEPLSLAVLANDAASGGRIVQFPPDCVDALALEGLLERYGEVPLPPYITRHDSSDQERYQTRYATRPGAVAAPTAGLHLSDALLEAIAERGVALAHVTLHVGLGTFRPVETEDLKDLTLHSEWVEVRPEVVEAVLACRARGGRVIAVGTTSVRALEAAAAAGGGSLQPLKGPVDLVIQPGYRFQVVQGLLTNFHLPKSSLLLLVSALIGRDPLLQIYAAAIEEMYRFYSYGDAMWIAPEAVLCDARPGGTA